Proteins encoded together in one Alkalihalobacillus sp. TS-13 window:
- a CDS encoding group-specific protein codes for MKFYIASSFKNIDKVRYVSEQLVTKGYIQTFDWTKHEKASTFEELKQIGEKEKDAVIESDFIVVILPAGKGSHIELGIALGLNKKVILFSPNYEVYDFSATSTFYHLSEVDHFTGTIDELVAFLHLKKV; via the coding sequence ATGAAGTTTTATATTGCATCAAGTTTTAAAAATATTGATAAAGTGCGTTACGTAAGTGAACAGTTAGTCACCAAAGGATACATACAGACATTTGATTGGACAAAGCATGAAAAAGCTTCAACATTTGAAGAACTGAAACAAATTGGTGAAAAAGAAAAAGATGCTGTGATCGAATCAGATTTTATCGTGGTCATTTTACCAGCCGGCAAAGGAAGCCATATTGAATTAGGTATTGCCCTCGGTCTTAACAAAAAAGTTATCCTTTTCTCTCCAAATTATGAAGTATATGATTTTTCTGCCACCAGTACCTTTTATCATCTATCTGAAGTTGATCATTTTACTGGGACCATAGATGAGCTAGTGGCATTTTTACATTTAAAGAAAGTATAA
- a CDS encoding GNAT family N-acetyltransferase, producing the protein MKIKIDDLTGTEVSELVNGHLQGMTLHSPPESIHALNLEALRKPEITFWSVWEEDVVVGCGALKELDDKHGEVKSMRTSSSHLRKGVAKQLLEHIIGEAHRRGYQRLSLETGSMDAFEPARKLYKRFGFEYCKPFSDYLEDPNSVFMTKEL; encoded by the coding sequence ATGAAAATCAAAATAGATGACTTAACTGGAACCGAAGTGTCTGAATTGGTGAACGGCCATCTTCAGGGTATGACACTACATTCTCCGCCAGAAAGTATCCATGCACTGAATCTTGAGGCATTGCGGAAACCAGAAATCACATTCTGGAGCGTTTGGGAGGAAGATGTAGTAGTTGGTTGCGGGGCTTTAAAAGAACTTGATGATAAACATGGAGAAGTCAAATCAATGCGAACGTCTTCTTCACATCTAAGAAAGGGTGTTGCCAAACAACTCCTTGAACACATTATTGGAGAAGCCCATCGACGGGGTTATCAGCGGTTGAGTTTGGAAACGGGTTCAATGGATGCTTTTGAACCAGCAAGGAAGCTATATAAGCGGTTCGGTTTCGAATATTGTAAGCCGTTTTCGGATTATTTGGAGGACCCAAACAGTGTTTTTATGACCAAGGAACTTTGA
- a CDS encoding pyridoxamine 5'-phosphate oxidase family protein, whose translation MKIIEGKKTFNLDEFLKKPLFAHLSTLSSEGPRESPVWFYWEDECIYIIGTPSSDSFPGRIEKNPECAIGIVDLDHTTGKVLHAGFRGCATVEPFDKRIATRLLARYLGPEEEKWDPRFQGLGNSNILIKFVPETVVVRDQSFIPSI comes from the coding sequence ATGAAGATCATCGAAGGAAAGAAAACCTTTAATTTAGATGAATTTCTTAAGAAACCCTTATTCGCTCATCTTTCTACTTTGTCATCGGAAGGGCCTAGGGAATCACCTGTATGGTTCTATTGGGAAGATGAATGTATTTATATTATCGGAACACCTTCTTCAGACAGCTTTCCAGGACGAATAGAAAAGAATCCTGAATGTGCAATCGGTATAGTGGATCTCGACCATACAACAGGTAAAGTATTGCACGCAGGGTTTCGAGGCTGTGCGACTGTAGAGCCATTTGATAAACGGATTGCAACACGCTTGCTAGCGCGTTATTTAGGACCTGAAGAAGAGAAATGGGATCCAAGATTTCAAGGTTTGGGAAACAGTAATATTTTAATAAAATTTGTTCCGGAAACTGTCGTTGTACGAGACCAATCCTTCATCCCGAGTATATAG
- a CDS encoding DUF3243 domain-containing protein yields the protein MLDKDPKQAAAQMSEDKKDDIMQNFETFKNYLGDQVHRGEKLGLGEEGLTKGAKRVADYLAKHEEPRNREEKVLNELWNVANEEERQHMAHVLVKLADQTN from the coding sequence ATGCTTGACAAAGATCCAAAACAAGCAGCTGCTCAAATGAGCGAAGATAAAAAAGATGATATCATGCAAAACTTCGAAACGTTTAAAAATTATCTAGGAGATCAAGTCCACAGAGGTGAAAAGCTTGGCCTTGGAGAAGAAGGATTGACTAAAGGGGCAAAGCGCGTAGCAGATTATTTAGCGAAACACGAAGAGCCTCGAAATCGTGAAGAAAAAGTGCTGAATGAATTATGGAACGTAGCCAATGAAGAAGAACGCCAACATATGGCGCATGTGTTAGTGAAACTTGCAGATCAAACAAATTAA
- a CDS encoding DUF2179 domain-containing protein: MIENGLVLIAIILIINIVYVTFFTLRMILTLKNQRYLAATVSVFEVIIYVIGLGIVLENLNEIQNLIAYAVGYGIGVIVGMKIEEKLALGYITVNVITKDFDSNIPNALRDKGYGVTNWLADGREGPRLMMEILTSRKSEHNLYNSVKDLDPKAFIISHEPKAFYGGFWVKSIRR, translated from the coding sequence GTGATTGAAAATGGTTTGGTGCTTATTGCAATCATCTTGATCATCAATATCGTTTATGTGACGTTCTTTACTTTACGTATGATTTTGACGCTTAAAAATCAACGGTATCTGGCTGCGACAGTCAGTGTTTTTGAAGTCATCATTTATGTCATCGGTCTTGGCATTGTTTTAGAGAACCTGAATGAAATCCAGAACTTGATTGCATATGCAGTAGGCTATGGAATCGGCGTCATTGTCGGGATGAAAATTGAAGAAAAGCTGGCCTTAGGGTATATTACCGTTAACGTGATCACGAAAGACTTCGATTCGAACATTCCGAACGCACTTAGGGATAAAGGATACGGGGTTACAAACTGGTTGGCGGATGGTCGTGAAGGTCCTCGGCTGATGATGGAAATCCTGACCTCGCGTAAATCAGAACATAATCTTTATAATAGTGTGAAGGACCTTGATCCGAAAGCGTTCATCATTTCGCATGAGCCTAAAGCATTCTATGGAGGGTTCTGGGTCAAGTCTATTCGGAGGTAA
- a CDS encoding NETI motif-containing protein has product MDKKKPKKKKFEVLENESISSCLDRMKEEGYMPVRRMEEPVFQENTRNGKKEVEVLRQRVIFEGKLQ; this is encoded by the coding sequence ATGGATAAGAAGAAGCCGAAAAAGAAGAAGTTCGAAGTATTGGAAAACGAGAGCATCTCAAGCTGTCTCGATCGGATGAAGGAAGAAGGCTATATGCCTGTCCGCCGGATGGAGGAGCCGGTCTTTCAAGAAAATACTCGAAATGGTAAAAAAGAAGTGGAAGTTTTACGCCAAAGGGTGATTTTTGAAGGAAAATTACAGTAA
- the purE gene encoding 5-(carboxyamino)imidazole ribonucleotide mutase — protein MNPKIGIIMGSTSDWETMKHTCDILDEIEIPYEKQVVSAHRTPDLMFQYAEEARARGLKVIVAGAGGAAHLPGMVAAKTTLPVIGVPVQSKALNGLDSLLSIVQMPGGVPVATVAIGKAGATNAGLLAAQIIGTNDEEVAARLQARQEKVREKVLESSGDLK, from the coding sequence ATGAATCCAAAAATCGGCATCATCATGGGAAGCACATCCGACTGGGAAACGATGAAACATACATGTGACATTTTAGATGAGATAGAAATCCCTTATGAAAAGCAAGTTGTCTCAGCACACCGGACACCAGACCTGATGTTCCAATATGCAGAGGAAGCAAGAGCACGTGGATTAAAAGTTATCGTGGCAGGAGCAGGCGGAGCAGCGCACCTTCCTGGAATGGTCGCAGCAAAAACGACGTTGCCTGTCATCGGGGTGCCCGTCCAATCGAAAGCACTCAATGGCTTGGATTCACTTTTATCGATTGTCCAAATGCCCGGCGGTGTACCAGTTGCGACGGTGGCGATCGGAAAAGCAGGTGCGACTAATGCAGGACTGTTAGCGGCACAGATCATCGGAACGAATGATGAAGAGGTTGCGGCACGATTACAAGCACGTCAAGAAAAGGTCCGTGAAAAAGTACTGGAAAGCAGTGGTGATTTGAAATGA
- the purK gene encoding 5-(carboxyamino)imidazole ribonucleotide synthase, whose translation MSQPIVPPKTIGILGGGQLGRMMAIAAKEMGFKVATVDPTEGSPCGLIADIEIVGDYASEEARNKLAEVSDVITYEFENVDLTTARWLEEHHHLPQGSNLLKVTQDRAEEKATLEKIGVQVAPYELVNQKSELEMALENVDYPAILKTTRGGYDGKGQVVLDSPDDLNKAKELLESGRPCVLEKKINFMKEISVIVARNTSGDTETFPVAENIHKDNILYQSIVPARISEDNIAEAESLARKIADGLDLVGTLAVEMFLTEDHGIYINELAPRPHNSGHYTIEGCMVSQFQQHIRAICGWKLGKPNLVKPSVMVNLLGEDAANILEFAPLFDDVHLHLYEKKEIKDKRKMGHFTIIDETLNEAVDKAETIMENLQKSPKHKLEEVK comes from the coding sequence ATGAGTCAACCAATCGTCCCTCCAAAAACGATCGGAATCCTTGGCGGGGGTCAGCTCGGACGTATGATGGCAATAGCTGCGAAGGAGATGGGCTTCAAGGTAGCTACGGTCGATCCGACTGAAGGTTCCCCGTGCGGATTGATCGCAGACATTGAAATCGTTGGAGATTACGCGAGTGAAGAGGCACGAAACAAGCTTGCGGAAGTGAGCGATGTCATCACGTATGAATTTGAAAATGTCGATCTTACTACAGCCAGATGGCTTGAGGAGCATCACCATCTTCCACAGGGAAGTAATCTTTTGAAAGTCACACAGGACCGGGCGGAGGAAAAAGCGACGCTAGAAAAAATCGGTGTCCAGGTTGCCCCTTATGAACTGGTTAACCAGAAATCCGAGTTGGAAATGGCCCTTGAGAACGTCGATTACCCGGCCATATTAAAAACGACACGGGGCGGATACGATGGGAAAGGACAAGTTGTGCTCGACTCACCGGACGACTTGAATAAGGCGAAAGAGCTTTTAGAAAGCGGTCGACCTTGCGTCCTCGAAAAGAAAATCAATTTTATGAAAGAGATCTCAGTGATTGTTGCACGAAATACATCAGGAGATACCGAGACGTTCCCGGTTGCTGAAAACATCCATAAAGACAATATTTTATATCAGTCGATCGTGCCGGCACGGATTTCCGAGGACAATATAGCAGAAGCAGAATCATTAGCGAGAAAGATTGCGGATGGACTCGATCTCGTCGGAACATTGGCTGTCGAAATGTTCCTGACAGAAGACCACGGCATCTACATCAACGAACTTGCTCCAAGACCGCATAACTCTGGCCATTACACGATCGAAGGGTGCATGGTCTCCCAGTTTCAGCAGCATATCCGCGCAATCTGCGGGTGGAAGCTCGGCAAGCCGAATTTGGTAAAACCGAGCGTAATGGTGAACCTACTAGGGGAAGACGCGGCGAATATTCTTGAATTCGCTCCGCTCTTCGATGATGTGCACCTCCATCTTTATGAGAAAAAGGAGATCAAGGATAAGCGAAAGATGGGGCATTTCACGATTATTGATGAAACATTGAATGAAGCAGTCGATAAAGCAGAAACAATAATGGAAAACTTGCAAAAATCACCAAAACATAAGCTGGAGGAAGTCAAATGA
- the purB gene encoding adenylosuccinate lyase, whose protein sequence is MIERYTRPEMGSIWTEENKFKAWLEVEILACEAWAELGDIPKEDVVKLRENASFDVNRIHEIEEQTRHDVVAFTRAVSETLGEERKWVHYGLTSTDVVDTALSYLIKQANEILIQDVDNFIEVLKEKAKEHKYTVMMGRTHGVHAEPTTFGLKLALWYEEMKRNKERLEQAVEGIRFGKLSGAVGTYANIPPFVEEYVCEKLGLNRAPVSTQTLQRDRHAHYISTLALVATSVEKFATEIRGLQKSETREVEEFFAKGQKGSSAMPHKRNPVGSENMTGLARVIRGHMVTAMENVSLWHERDISHSSAERVIIPDSTILLNYMLNRFSNIVKNLTVFPENMKRNMTRTYGLIYSQRVLLSLIDKGMSREEAYDLVQPKAMEAWERGIQFRELIEAEPRVTEMLAPAEIEDCFDYNYHVREVDNIFKRVGLE, encoded by the coding sequence ATGATAGAACGTTATACAAGACCTGAAATGGGATCGATTTGGACAGAGGAAAACAAATTCAAAGCATGGCTCGAGGTTGAAATCCTTGCTTGTGAAGCATGGGCAGAGCTTGGTGATATTCCGAAAGAGGATGTGGTAAAGCTTCGCGAAAACGCATCCTTCGATGTGAACCGGATCCACGAAATCGAGGAACAAACACGCCATGATGTTGTTGCATTTACAAGAGCGGTTTCAGAAACACTTGGTGAAGAACGCAAATGGGTCCATTATGGTCTGACTTCAACAGACGTCGTCGACACAGCACTCTCTTACTTGATCAAGCAGGCGAACGAAATCCTTATACAAGACGTTGACAATTTCATCGAGGTTTTAAAAGAGAAAGCGAAAGAACACAAATATACAGTGATGATGGGACGGACACATGGGGTCCATGCGGAACCGACGACATTCGGCTTGAAGCTCGCGCTCTGGTATGAAGAGATGAAGCGCAATAAAGAGCGTTTGGAACAGGCGGTCGAAGGGATCCGTTTTGGAAAGCTCTCCGGTGCGGTCGGAACCTATGCGAACATCCCGCCGTTCGTTGAAGAATATGTGTGTGAAAAACTTGGCTTGAACCGTGCACCGGTTTCGACCCAAACGTTACAGCGTGACCGCCATGCACACTACATTTCAACACTGGCGCTGGTTGCGACTTCGGTTGAAAAATTCGCGACAGAGATCCGTGGATTGCAAAAGAGTGAAACGCGTGAAGTTGAGGAGTTTTTCGCAAAAGGGCAGAAGGGTTCGTCAGCGATGCCGCATAAACGGAATCCGGTCGGATCTGAGAACATGACGGGGCTCGCACGTGTGATTCGTGGCCATATGGTTACGGCGATGGAGAACGTATCCCTCTGGCATGAGCGTGATATTTCGCACTCATCCGCTGAGCGCGTGATCATTCCAGACAGCACGATTCTGTTGAATTACATGCTGAACCGATTCTCGAACATCGTAAAGAACTTGACGGTGTTCCCTGAAAACATGAAGCGTAACATGACTCGGACATACGGTTTGATCTACTCGCAGCGTGTCTTGCTTTCTTTGATCGATAAAGGCATGAGCCGTGAAGAGGCATATGACCTTGTTCAGCCGAAAGCGATGGAAGCATGGGAGAGAGGCATCCAGTTCCGCGAGCTGATCGAAGCGGAACCGCGTGTGACGGAAATGCTTGCACCTGCTGAGATCGAGGACTGCTTCGACTATAACTACCACGTACGTGAAGTGGACAATATCTTCAAACGCGTCGGGTTGGAATAA
- the purC gene encoding phosphoribosylaminoimidazolesuccinocarboxamide synthase yields the protein MEKQALLYEGKAKRIYQTDDPELVWIEYKDEATAFNGEKKTTITGKGKLNNEISLLLFEMLHEAGIESHFVKKLSETEQLVKNVQIIPLEVVVRNVAAGSLANRLGMEEGELLPETIVEFYYKNDDLGDPLLTHDHIRVLGLVEETELSLLRQKGLAVNEVLVPYFKKLNIDLVDFKLEFGIGSDGEVLLADEISPDTCRLWDSDTKEKLDKDVFRRDLGSLTETYAKLLERLTVAR from the coding sequence ATGGAAAAACAAGCGTTGCTGTATGAGGGGAAAGCAAAACGGATTTATCAGACGGATGATCCTGAACTTGTCTGGATCGAGTACAAAGATGAAGCAACAGCTTTCAACGGTGAAAAGAAGACGACGATCACCGGGAAAGGGAAATTGAACAATGAAATTTCCTTGCTTTTGTTCGAAATGCTGCATGAAGCCGGAATCGAATCACATTTTGTGAAGAAGCTTTCGGAGACCGAACAGCTCGTGAAAAATGTCCAGATCATCCCGCTTGAAGTCGTGGTCCGGAATGTAGCGGCAGGCTCGCTGGCCAACCGGCTAGGAATGGAAGAGGGCGAACTGCTGCCGGAAACGATCGTCGAGTTTTACTATAAGAACGATGACCTTGGAGATCCGTTGTTGACCCATGATCACATCCGAGTACTCGGGCTGGTCGAAGAGACGGAGCTTTCCCTGCTTCGTCAGAAAGGTCTTGCGGTCAATGAGGTTCTTGTCCCGTATTTTAAAAAGCTCAACATCGATCTTGTCGATTTCAAGCTGGAGTTCGGGATTGGATCTGACGGAGAAGTATTGCTGGCCGATGAAATTTCACCGGATACATGCCGTCTTTGGGATTCTGACACGAAGGAAAAGCTCGATAAAGACGTGTTCCGCCGCGATCTCGGAAGTTTGACGGAGACATACGCGAAGCTATTGGAACGATTGACTGTCGCTCGCTGA
- the purS gene encoding phosphoribosylformylglycinamidine synthase subunit PurS, with translation MYNVKVFVTLKESVLDPQGAAVKDSLHRLAYQSVEDVRIGKYIELTLKKEDGDIDAQVREICEKLLANTVIEDFTYEIEEVVPQ, from the coding sequence ATGTATAACGTAAAAGTGTTTGTGACTTTGAAGGAGAGCGTTTTAGATCCACAGGGAGCTGCTGTGAAGGATTCACTTCACCGTCTTGCCTATCAATCTGTAGAGGATGTCCGGATCGGGAAGTACATTGAATTGACGCTGAAAAAGGAAGATGGGGACATTGACGCTCAAGTCCGAGAAATCTGTGAAAAGCTGCTCGCGAACACAGTGATCGAAGACTTTACGTATGAAATCGAGGAGGTCGTCCCTCAATGA
- the purQ gene encoding phosphoribosylformylglycinamidine synthase subunit PurQ translates to MRFAVVVFPGSNCDVDMYHAIKDELGEEVEYVWHDDEELSSYDGILIPGGFSYGDYLRGGAIARFSNVMNSIHEANKAGKPILGVCNGFQILLEAGLLPGAMQRNEKLKFICRQVELTVENNGTVFTSLYEKDEKITIPVAHGEGNYYCDEATYERLVENNQIAFRYGTNINGSRHGIAGITNANGNVLGMMPHPERAVDELLGSKDGLKLFQSIVKAWREAHVLST, encoded by the coding sequence ATGAGATTTGCAGTCGTCGTTTTTCCAGGTTCCAACTGTGATGTCGATATGTATCACGCGATCAAGGATGAGCTTGGCGAAGAAGTCGAATACGTCTGGCATGATGACGAGGAGCTGAGTTCCTATGACGGAATCCTCATCCCAGGCGGATTCTCGTATGGAGATTACTTACGAGGCGGGGCTATTGCTCGTTTTTCGAACGTCATGAATTCGATCCATGAGGCGAACAAAGCCGGAAAACCGATTCTCGGTGTCTGCAACGGCTTCCAGATTCTGCTCGAAGCGGGACTGCTCCCAGGCGCGATGCAGCGGAATGAGAAGTTGAAATTCATCTGCCGCCAGGTCGAACTTACCGTCGAGAATAACGGAACGGTTTTTACAAGTCTATATGAAAAAGATGAAAAGATCACGATTCCTGTCGCACATGGTGAAGGAAACTATTATTGCGATGAGGCTACGTATGAAAGATTAGTAGAGAACAATCAGATTGCATTCCGATATGGCACGAACATCAACGGATCTAGGCATGGTATCGCAGGGATCACCAATGCAAACGGAAATGTCCTCGGAATGATGCCGCATCCTGAGCGGGCAGTCGATGAACTGCTCGGCAGCAAAGACGGTCTGAAATTATTTCAATCAATCGTGAAAGCTTGGAGGGAAGCACATGTCTTATCCACATGA
- the purL gene encoding phosphoribosylformylglycinamidine synthase subunit PurL, with protein sequence MSYPHEPNAQMIKEQKLYQEMGLNDEEFAMVESILGRSPNYTETGLFSVMWSEHCSYKNSKPVLRKFPTDGKRVLQGPGEGAGIVDIGDDQAVVFKIESHNHPSAIEPYQGAATGVGGIIRDVFSMGARPVALLNSLRFGELSSGRVKYLFEEVVAGIAGYGNCIGIPTVGGEVQFDASYEGNPLVNAMCVGVIDHKDIQKGQANGIGNSVMYVGARTGRDGIHGATFASEELNDASDEKRPAVQVGDPFMEKLLLEACLELVQCDALVGIQDMGAAGLTSSSSEMASKSGVGIEMDLDLVPQRETNMTPYEMMLSESQERMLIVVKKGREDEIVKIFEKWGLEAVTIGNVIEEKELRLLHKGEIVANVPVDALAEEAPVYHKPSSVPAYYEQFQNQEAYVPNVADYKETLLKLLAQPTIASKSWVFDQYDHMVRTSTVVSPGSDAAVVRIRGTRKALAMTTDCNSRYLYLDPEVGGKIAVAEAARNIVCSGGEPLAITDCLNFGNPEKPEIFWQLEKAVDGMSEACRTLSTPVISGNVSLYNETNGVAVYPTPVVGMVGLVHDLDHVTTQSFKEAGDVIYMIGETKPEFSGSELQKVLEGKIFGKAPALDIEQEASYQSQLLKAIQEGVVESAHDVAEGGVAVAIAESMMEGELGASVTLKGAEVAALFSESQSRFLVSVKPENVEQFEKLVDATEIGVVLDRPALRIESESGSELISATKEELETAWKGAIPCLLTSKV encoded by the coding sequence ATGTCTTATCCACATGAACCTAATGCACAGATGATCAAGGAACAGAAGCTCTATCAAGAGATGGGCTTGAACGATGAAGAGTTCGCGATGGTTGAATCGATCCTCGGAAGATCGCCGAACTACACAGAAACCGGGCTATTCTCAGTCATGTGGTCCGAGCATTGCAGCTACAAGAACTCGAAGCCTGTTTTACGTAAGTTCCCGACAGACGGAAAGCGTGTTCTTCAAGGACCAGGTGAGGGTGCTGGAATCGTCGATATCGGGGACGATCAAGCGGTTGTTTTCAAAATTGAGAGCCACAACCACCCGTCCGCGATTGAGCCGTATCAAGGGGCTGCGACTGGAGTCGGCGGAATCATCCGTGACGTCTTTTCGATGGGTGCGCGTCCAGTAGCACTTCTCAACTCGCTTCGTTTCGGTGAGCTGAGCTCAGGCCGCGTGAAGTATTTGTTTGAAGAGGTTGTCGCAGGGATTGCAGGCTACGGAAACTGTATCGGCATTCCAACAGTCGGCGGTGAAGTCCAGTTCGACGCTTCGTACGAAGGAAATCCGCTTGTGAACGCAATGTGTGTCGGTGTCATCGACCATAAAGATATCCAGAAAGGGCAGGCGAACGGAATCGGCAACTCAGTCATGTATGTCGGCGCTCGTACTGGCCGTGACGGTATCCACGGTGCTACGTTCGCTTCTGAAGAATTGAACGACGCATCTGATGAAAAACGTCCTGCGGTCCAAGTCGGCGACCCATTCATGGAAAAGCTTCTGCTTGAAGCGTGTCTTGAGCTTGTCCAATGTGATGCCCTTGTCGGAATCCAGGACATGGGAGCGGCGGGACTCACGTCGTCATCGAGTGAAATGGCGAGCAAATCAGGTGTCGGTATCGAAATGGACCTGGACCTTGTGCCACAGCGTGAAACGAATATGACACCTTATGAGATGATGCTTTCTGAGTCGCAAGAACGTATGTTGATCGTCGTGAAAAAAGGTCGCGAAGACGAGATCGTCAAGATTTTTGAAAAATGGGGTCTTGAAGCGGTGACGATCGGAAATGTCATCGAGGAAAAAGAGCTCCGCCTCCTCCACAAAGGTGAAATCGTCGCGAACGTACCGGTCGACGCACTAGCTGAGGAAGCACCGGTTTATCACAAGCCGAGCTCAGTTCCAGCGTATTATGAACAGTTCCAAAACCAAGAAGCCTACGTTCCGAACGTAGCTGATTATAAAGAAACATTATTGAAGTTGTTGGCTCAGCCGACGATTGCGAGCAAGTCCTGGGTGTTCGATCAATATGACCATATGGTCCGCACGAGCACGGTCGTTTCACCAGGTTCAGATGCAGCTGTGGTCCGGATCCGTGGCACACGTAAAGCACTTGCGATGACAACGGATTGTAACTCTCGCTATCTTTATCTCGATCCAGAGGTTGGTGGAAAAATCGCGGTTGCGGAAGCTGCGCGAAATATTGTCTGCTCAGGCGGTGAGCCGCTTGCGATCACTGACTGTCTGAACTTCGGGAACCCTGAAAAGCCTGAAATCTTCTGGCAGCTCGAAAAAGCGGTGGATGGCATGAGCGAAGCGTGCCGTACCCTTTCAACACCGGTCATCAGCGGAAATGTGTCGTTGTATAACGAAACAAACGGTGTGGCCGTTTATCCGACGCCGGTTGTTGGTATGGTCGGGCTTGTCCATGATCTTGATCACGTGACGACTCAATCGTTTAAAGAGGCGGGCGACGTCATCTACATGATCGGTGAAACAAAGCCTGAGTTTTCTGGAAGTGAACTTCAGAAGGTGTTGGAAGGTAAGATTTTCGGTAAAGCTCCAGCGCTTGATATTGAACAAGAAGCAAGCTATCAATCTCAGCTTTTAAAAGCGATCCAAGAAGGTGTAGTCGAATCTGCACATGACGTAGCAGAAGGCGGCGTCGCGGTTGCGATTGCTGAGAGTATGATGGAAGGCGAGCTTGGTGCATCTGTGACCTTGAAGGGAGCGGAAGTCGCGGCGTTATTCAGTGAATCTCAATCTCGTTTCCTCGTATCGGTCAAACCGGAAAACGTTGAGCAATTTGAAAAACTAGTAGATGCGACCGAAATTGGTGTTGTGCTTGATCGCCCGGCATTACGCATCGAATCTGAAAGTGGAAGTGAACTCATCTCAGCAACGAAAGAGGAGCTTGAAACAGCTTGGAAAGGAGCCATTCCATGTTTGCTGACATCAAAGGTCTAA